A section of the Thermococcus sp. genome encodes:
- a CDS encoding L-threonylcarbamoyladenylate synthase — MTVVINMRDGVDKEKIRIAARFILDGKLVAFPTETVYGLGADALNEKAVKRIFEAKGRPPDNPLIVHISDFDDLRKLASDVPREARLLAERFWPGPLTVVLPKREEVPYATTGGLDTVAVRMPAHPIALALIKASTPIAAPSANISGKPSPTLAEHVIDDFYGRIECIIDGGETKIGVESTVIDLSSERPTLLRPGGLPLEEVEKVIGEVEIHPAVRGKLVDVARSPGMKYKHYSPNAQVIVVEGRRENVRKKIAELVEEYRAKGFRVGVMATEEYAADEFFHLGKTEEEVARNLFRALRELDKKGVDVIIAEGVEEKGLGFAVMNRLRKAAGYRIVWA; from the coding sequence ATGACGGTAGTAATCAACATGCGGGACGGAGTGGACAAGGAGAAGATAAGGATAGCCGCGAGGTTCATACTGGATGGAAAGCTCGTCGCGTTTCCGACCGAGACAGTCTACGGTCTCGGTGCCGACGCGCTCAACGAAAAGGCCGTTAAAAGGATATTCGAAGCCAAAGGCAGGCCCCCCGACAACCCGCTCATAGTCCATATCTCCGATTTCGACGACCTCAGGAAGCTTGCGAGTGACGTCCCAAGGGAGGCAAGGCTCCTAGCCGAGAGGTTCTGGCCCGGCCCCCTGACGGTGGTTCTGCCCAAGAGGGAGGAAGTCCCCTACGCCACCACCGGCGGCCTCGACACCGTTGCCGTCAGGATGCCCGCTCACCCGATAGCACTCGCCCTGATAAAGGCCAGCACACCCATAGCCGCACCTTCGGCGAACATAAGCGGAAAGCCCAGTCCAACGCTGGCGGAGCACGTGATAGACGATTTTTATGGGAGGATAGAGTGCATAATCGACGGGGGCGAAACGAAAATCGGTGTCGAGTCCACGGTCATAGACCTGAGCTCAGAGCGACCAACCCTGCTGAGGCCCGGCGGCCTGCCGCTCGAGGAGGTGGAGAAGGTCATCGGCGAGGTCGAGATACATCCCGCAGTCAGGGGCAAGCTGGTTGACGTGGCCCGCTCCCCGGGCATGAAGTACAAGCACTACTCCCCCAACGCCCAGGTCATAGTCGTCGAGGGGAGGAGGGAGAACGTGAGGAAGAAGATAGCCGAGCTGGTCGAGGAGTACCGGGCAAAGGGCTTCCGCGTTGGGGTCATGGCAACCGAGGAGTACGCGGCCGATGAGTTCTTCCATCTAGGGAAGACCGAGGAGGAAGTCGCGAGGAACCTGTTCAGGGCCCTCAGAGAGCTTGACAAGAAGGGTGTCGACGTCATAATCGCCGAGGGAGTTGAAGAG